In the Lascolabacillus massiliensis genome, one interval contains:
- a CDS encoding catalase, whose translation MKENDSSKSKSEKQQDLAVNKGSGYGKRLTTNQGVKINDDNNTLKAGERGPSLLEDFIMREKITHFDHERIPERIVHARGSGAHGVFKVTNPIPQFTKAKFLSEMGKETSVFVRFSTVQGSRGSTDMPRDVRGFAVKFYTEDGIYDLVGNNIAPFFINDAIKFPDFVHAVKPEPRNEIPQAASAHDTFWDFVSTSPETFHAVFWLMSDRCIPRSLRMIEGFGTHTFRFLNDSDESFFVKFHWKPVMGLQSLVWDENQKISGKDPDFHRRDLWDAIQVGEFPEWDLGVQILPEEDEFKFEFDLLDPTKLIPEELVPVQIVGRMTLNRNPDNFFAETEQVAFHPGHIVPGIDFTNDPLLQGRLFSYTDTQLSRLGGPNFHEIPINRPVVPVVNNQRDGMHRMTIDVDETSYHPNTINDNYPHQTSKAEGGFITHRERIDAYKVRARSKSFLDHYSQAILFYHSQTEIEKRHIADAFSFELGKVKRIEIRRNVIKMINQVNKDLAVYVAGKLGLDIPKDIPENMQHSPNAMPEDYNTIFVKPKLQESKALSILKNRKTDNIRTRKIAVLCDDGVDGDQVDAYKDQLNGEKAMVRVVASHLGTIKDENGKEVMVDDTDITTSSVLFDALFVPDGTEEMFETMSSDTSFKEFVRDTYLHYKPIAANGKAVGFIKKVIGEDLTTTEGIVEDGTVEEFVDAVKEARFWNR comes from the coding sequence ATGAAAGAAAATGACAGTAGTAAGAGCAAATCTGAAAAACAGCAAGATTTAGCCGTAAACAAAGGAAGCGGTTACGGCAAAAGACTCACAACCAACCAGGGGGTGAAGATTAATGATGACAACAATACTCTGAAAGCGGGTGAACGGGGTCCTTCTCTTCTTGAGGATTTCATCATGCGTGAGAAGATTACACATTTCGACCATGAACGTATTCCTGAAAGGATTGTGCATGCTCGCGGTTCAGGCGCTCATGGTGTTTTTAAAGTTACTAACCCTATTCCTCAATTCACAAAAGCGAAATTTTTATCTGAAATGGGAAAAGAGACCTCGGTATTTGTTCGTTTCTCAACGGTTCAGGGCAGTAGGGGGTCAACTGATATGCCTCGCGATGTGCGTGGCTTTGCTGTAAAATTTTACACAGAGGATGGTATTTATGATTTAGTGGGAAATAATATTGCTCCTTTTTTTATTAATGATGCTATAAAATTTCCCGACTTTGTTCATGCAGTGAAGCCTGAGCCCCGTAATGAGATACCTCAGGCTGCTTCGGCACATGATACATTCTGGGATTTTGTTTCCACATCACCGGAAACATTTCATGCTGTTTTTTGGCTGATGAGCGACCGCTGCATACCGCGTAGTTTAAGAATGATTGAGGGTTTTGGTACTCATACATTCAGGTTTTTAAATGATAGTGATGAGTCTTTTTTCGTTAAATTCCATTGGAAGCCTGTTATGGGTCTGCAATCTCTGGTATGGGATGAAAATCAGAAAATATCAGGTAAAGATCCGGATTTCCATAGGAGAGATCTCTGGGATGCCATTCAGGTTGGTGAGTTTCCTGAATGGGATCTTGGAGTTCAGATATTACCGGAAGAGGATGAGTTTAAGTTTGAATTCGATCTGCTTGATCCTACCAAACTAATTCCTGAAGAGCTTGTGCCTGTGCAGATTGTAGGGAGGATGACACTGAACCGCAACCCTGACAATTTCTTTGCAGAAACGGAGCAGGTGGCATTCCATCCGGGACATATTGTGCCGGGTATCGATTTTACCAATGATCCGCTTTTGCAGGGAAGGCTTTTCTCATACACTGATACTCAACTATCACGTTTGGGAGGTCCTAACTTTCATGAAATCCCAATTAATCGTCCTGTAGTGCCTGTGGTAAATAATCAGCGAGACGGGATGCATCGTATGACTATAGATGTGGATGAAACCAGCTATCATCCCAACACAATTAACGATAATTACCCGCATCAGACATCAAAAGCGGAAGGAGGATTCATAACTCATCGCGAGCGAATAGATGCCTATAAAGTGCGTGCCAGAAGCAAAAGTTTTCTTGATCATTATTCCCAGGCTATTCTTTTTTATCACAGTCAGACCGAAATTGAGAAAAGACATATTGCAGATGCATTCAGTTTTGAACTTGGTAAGGTAAAAAGGATAGAGATCAGGAGAAACGTGATCAAGATGATTAATCAGGTTAATAAAGATCTTGCGGTTTATGTAGCCGGCAAACTTGGTCTGGATATACCAAAAGACATTCCTGAAAACATGCAGCATAGTCCCAATGCAATGCCCGAAGATTATAATACTATATTCGTTAAGCCAAAACTGCAGGAATCGAAGGCACTTAGCATACTTAAGAACAGGAAAACAGATAATATCCGCACTCGTAAGATTGCTGTATTGTGTGATGATGGTGTTGATGGGGACCAGGTGGATGCTTACAAGGACCAGCTGAATGGTGAGAAAGCAATGGTGAGGGTGGTAGCGTCGCACTTGGGAACCATTAAGGACGAGAACGGTAAAGAGGTGATGGTGGATGACACTGATATCACAACTTCATCTGTACTTTTTGATGCTTTGTTTGTACCGGATGGAACAGAGGAGATGTTTGAAACAATGAGCTCTGATACATCTTTCAAAGAGTTCGTAAGAGATACATATCTTCATTATAAACCGATTGCAGCTAATGGTAAGGCTGTTGGATTTATCAAGAAAGTAATTGGCGAAGATTTAACCACTACGGAAGGTATTGTGGAGGATGGAACCGTTGAAGAGTTTGTAGATGCTGTTAAGGAAGCCAGATTCTGGAACAGGTAG